One stretch of Saccharopolyspora erythraea DNA includes these proteins:
- a CDS encoding GcvT family protein — protein MSTTPRVVIIGAGIVGANLADELTGRGWDRVTVVDQGPLPLTGGSTSHAPGLVYQTAGSKTMSGFATYTVAKLKSLDVDGAWCFNQVGGLEIATTPERLAELHRRQGWATSWGIPGEVVDPEECARLHPLLDRDEVLGGFHTPTDGLAKASRAVVALARRAESRGAEFRGSTRVTGISQQGGRVTGVQTDQGEIPADIVVSCAGFWGQAIGDMVGMRVPLLPLAHQYAHTGQIAELVGRNDEQVEARLPILRHQDHDLYYREHNDHLGIGTYAHRPMPVRLSELPETEDGSTTEAAMPSVMPFTEEDFTPSWEQSKRLLPALRSAKVETGFNGIMSFTPDGGPLIGESPEVAGFWIAEAVWVTHSSGVARAVAQLLVDGRSELELHGCDVHRFDEIETTEDYVTETGKQNFVEVYDVLHPLQPKLSPRDLRVSPFHARQKELGAFFLTAHGWERPHWYEANAHLVKDLPPEWQPRPRDAWSAMYHSPIAAAEAYKTRNAVAMYDMTPLKRLEISGPGALALLDRLTTGKMDKSVGSVTYTLMLDEAGGVRSDITVARLGEQLFQVGANGNLDLDHFRREAPADHSVQIRDITGGTCCIGVWGPRARDLVQPLSHDDFSHEGLKFFRCKSAHIAGIPVTAMRVSYVGELGWEIYTSAEYGQRLWDVLFEAGRELGVVAAGRAAFNSLRLEKGYRAWGTDMTTEHNPYEAEVGFAVRKQKEDFVGHDALAGIDAESVSRRLACLTIDDGRSVVLGSEPVFLDGEPAGYVTSAAFAHTIGTPIAYAWLPASATVGTRVEIQYFDRKVRATVAAEPLVDPDMHRIRR, from the coding sequence ATGAGCACGACACCTCGCGTGGTCATCATCGGAGCCGGGATCGTCGGGGCGAACCTGGCCGACGAGCTGACCGGACGCGGATGGGACCGCGTCACCGTCGTCGACCAGGGCCCGCTGCCGCTCACCGGAGGCTCGACCTCTCACGCGCCGGGGCTCGTCTACCAGACCGCCGGGTCGAAGACGATGAGCGGTTTCGCCACGTACACGGTGGCCAAGCTCAAGAGCCTCGACGTCGACGGCGCGTGGTGCTTCAACCAGGTCGGCGGACTGGAGATCGCCACCACGCCGGAACGTCTCGCCGAACTGCACCGCAGGCAGGGCTGGGCCACCTCGTGGGGCATCCCCGGCGAGGTCGTCGATCCGGAGGAGTGCGCCCGGCTGCACCCGCTGCTCGACCGCGACGAGGTCCTCGGCGGCTTCCACACCCCGACCGACGGGCTCGCCAAGGCTTCCCGCGCGGTGGTGGCGCTGGCCAGGCGTGCCGAGTCCCGCGGGGCCGAGTTCCGGGGCTCGACCCGGGTCACCGGGATCAGCCAGCAGGGCGGACGCGTCACCGGTGTGCAGACCGACCAGGGCGAGATCCCTGCCGACATCGTCGTGTCCTGCGCCGGATTCTGGGGCCAGGCCATCGGGGACATGGTGGGCATGAGGGTGCCGCTGCTTCCGCTGGCGCACCAGTACGCGCACACCGGCCAGATCGCCGAGCTCGTCGGCCGCAACGACGAGCAGGTCGAGGCGCGGCTGCCGATCCTGCGCCACCAGGACCACGACCTGTACTACCGCGAGCACAACGACCACCTCGGCATCGGCACCTACGCCCACCGCCCGATGCCGGTCCGCCTCAGCGAGCTGCCCGAAACCGAGGACGGTTCCACCACCGAAGCGGCGATGCCGTCAGTGATGCCGTTCACCGAGGAGGACTTCACCCCGTCCTGGGAGCAGAGCAAGCGCCTGCTGCCCGCGCTGCGGTCGGCGAAGGTCGAGACCGGTTTCAACGGGATCATGTCCTTCACCCCCGATGGCGGCCCGTTGATCGGCGAGTCGCCCGAGGTCGCCGGTTTCTGGATCGCCGAGGCCGTGTGGGTCACCCACTCCTCCGGCGTCGCCCGCGCCGTCGCACAGCTGCTCGTCGACGGCCGCAGCGAGCTCGAGCTGCACGGGTGCGACGTGCACAGGTTCGACGAGATCGAGACTACCGAGGACTACGTCACCGAGACCGGCAAGCAGAACTTCGTCGAGGTCTACGACGTCCTCCACCCGCTGCAGCCCAAGCTCTCACCCCGCGACCTGCGCGTCAGCCCGTTCCACGCACGGCAGAAGGAGCTCGGCGCGTTCTTCCTGACGGCCCACGGCTGGGAGCGGCCGCACTGGTACGAGGCCAATGCCCACCTGGTCAAGGACCTGCCCCCCGAGTGGCAGCCGCGGCCTCGCGACGCCTGGTCGGCGATGTACCACTCCCCCATCGCCGCCGCCGAGGCGTACAAGACCCGCAACGCCGTGGCCATGTACGACATGACCCCGCTGAAGCGGCTCGAGATCAGCGGTCCGGGGGCGCTCGCCCTCCTCGACCGGCTGACCACCGGCAAGATGGACAAGTCGGTCGGCTCGGTCACCTACACGCTGATGCTCGACGAGGCCGGCGGAGTCCGCAGTGACATCACCGTCGCCCGGCTCGGCGAGCAGCTGTTCCAGGTCGGCGCCAACGGCAACCTCGACCTCGACCACTTCCGCCGCGAGGCCCCTGCCGACCACAGCGTGCAGATCCGCGACATCACCGGCGGCACCTGCTGCATCGGCGTGTGGGGCCCGCGGGCCCGCGACCTGGTGCAGCCGCTGAGCCACGACGACTTCTCCCACGAGGGCCTGAAGTTCTTCCGCTGCAAGTCCGCGCACATCGCAGGCATCCCGGTCACCGCGATGCGGGTGTCCTACGTCGGTGAGCTCGGCTGGGAGATCTACACCAGCGCCGAGTACGGCCAGCGGCTCTGGGACGTGCTCTTCGAGGCCGGGCGGGAGCTCGGGGTCGTGGCCGCCGGCCGTGCGGCGTTCAACAGCCTGCGCCTGGAGAAGGGCTACCGCGCGTGGGGAACCGACATGACCACCGAGCACAACCCCTACGAAGCCGAAGTCGGGTTCGCGGTGCGCAAGCAGAAGGAGGACTTCGTCGGCCACGACGCGCTGGCCGGGATCGACGCCGAGTCGGTGTCCCGGCGCCTGGCGTGCCTGACCATCGACGACGGCCGCAGCGTCGTGCTCGGCTCCGAGCCGGTGTTCCTCGACGGGGAGCCCGCGGGCTACGTCACCTCCGCCGCCTTCGCCCACACCATCGGCACCCCGATCGCCTACGCCTGGCTCCCCGCCTCGGCGACCGTGGGCACCCGGGTCGAGATCCAGTACTTCGACCGCAAGGTCCGCGCCACCGTCGCCGCCGAACCGCTGGTCGACCCGGACATGCACCGCATCCGCCGCTGA
- a CDS encoding S-(hydroxymethyl)mycothiol dehydrogenase: MTEVRGVVAAGKGKPVEVVTINVPDPGPGEAVVRVQACGVCHTDLHYREGGISDDYPFLLGHEAAGVVDAVGEGVHDLEPGDFVVLNWRAVCGLCRACRRGKPQYCFDTHNAAQPMTLEDGTPLSPALGIGAFAEKTLVHSGQCTKVDPSARPAVAGLLGCGVMAGIGAAVNTGQAGPGDSVAVIGCGGVGAGSVAGANLAGARQIIAVDTDPVKLDWARQFGATHTVNAGESDTVEAIRELTGGNGADLVVDAVGIPKTYTQAFYARDLAGTVVLVGVPSPEMQLELPLIDVFARGGALKSSWYGDCLPSRDFPMLVEMYQQGRLPLEKFVTEEIALDQVEQAFEKMHRGEVLRSVVTL; encoded by the coding sequence ATGACCGAAGTGCGTGGGGTCGTCGCCGCCGGGAAGGGAAAGCCGGTCGAGGTGGTGACGATCAACGTCCCCGATCCCGGGCCGGGTGAGGCGGTGGTGCGGGTGCAGGCGTGCGGTGTCTGCCACACCGACCTGCACTACCGCGAGGGCGGGATCAGCGACGACTACCCGTTCCTGCTCGGCCACGAGGCCGCGGGTGTGGTCGACGCCGTCGGAGAGGGCGTGCACGACCTCGAACCCGGGGACTTCGTCGTGCTGAACTGGCGCGCGGTCTGCGGTCTGTGCCGTGCGTGCAGGCGCGGCAAGCCGCAGTACTGCTTCGACACCCACAACGCCGCTCAGCCCATGACGCTGGAGGACGGCACCCCGCTGTCGCCCGCGCTCGGGATCGGCGCTTTCGCGGAGAAGACGCTCGTCCACTCCGGGCAGTGCACGAAGGTGGACCCGTCCGCCCGGCCCGCGGTGGCGGGCCTGCTGGGCTGCGGCGTGATGGCCGGGATCGGCGCGGCGGTCAACACCGGGCAGGCCGGTCCCGGTGACTCGGTGGCCGTCATCGGCTGCGGCGGCGTCGGCGCCGGTTCGGTCGCCGGCGCGAACCTGGCCGGAGCGCGCCAGATCATCGCCGTCGACACCGACCCGGTGAAGCTGGACTGGGCCCGCCAGTTCGGTGCGACCCACACGGTCAATGCCGGCGAGAGCGACACGGTGGAGGCCATTCGCGAGCTGACCGGCGGCAACGGCGCCGACCTGGTGGTGGACGCGGTGGGCATCCCGAAGACCTACACCCAGGCGTTCTACGCCCGGGACCTGGCGGGCACGGTCGTGCTCGTCGGTGTTCCCTCGCCGGAGATGCAGCTGGAGCTGCCGCTGATCGACGTGTTCGCCCGCGGCGGCGCCCTCAAGTCGAGCTGGTACGGAGACTGCCTGCCCAGCAGGGACTTCCCGATGCTGGTCGAGATGTACCAGCAGGGACGCCTGCCGCTGGAGAAGTTCGTCACCGAGGAGATCGCCCTGGACCAGGTGGAGCAGGCGTTCGAGAAGATGCACCGCGGCGAGGTGCTGCGTTCGGTGGTGACGCTCTGA
- a CDS encoding MBL fold metallo-hydrolase, translating to MTARIDHTVTSGTFSLDGGTYDVDNNVWVVGDDQECVVIDAPHDAAAIRELVGGRHVRALLCTHAHDDHVRVAPALAEQVGAPVLLHPEDQVLWDLTHPDRKPDGELADGQVFQVAGIEVRVLHTPGHAPGAVCLHVPALATVFTGDTLFAGGPGATGRSYSDYDVIVSSIRDRLLPLPEETEVRPGHGESTTIGAVRSQFEEWVARG from the coding sequence ATGACCGCTCGCATCGATCACACCGTCACCTCGGGCACCTTCTCGCTGGACGGCGGAACCTACGACGTGGACAACAACGTGTGGGTGGTGGGTGATGACCAGGAATGCGTGGTCATCGACGCCCCGCACGACGCGGCCGCGATCCGCGAGCTCGTGGGCGGACGCCACGTGCGGGCGTTGCTGTGCACCCACGCCCACGACGACCACGTGCGCGTGGCCCCGGCTCTGGCCGAGCAGGTCGGCGCGCCGGTGTTGCTGCACCCCGAGGACCAGGTGCTGTGGGACCTCACGCACCCGGACCGCAAGCCTGACGGGGAGCTGGCCGACGGCCAGGTCTTCCAGGTCGCCGGGATCGAGGTGCGGGTGCTGCACACCCCGGGCCACGCGCCCGGCGCGGTCTGCCTGCACGTCCCGGCTCTTGCCACAGTCTTCACCGGCGACACGCTCTTCGCAGGCGGCCCTGGCGCGACCGGCCGGTCGTATTCGGATTACGACGTGATCGTGTCCTCCATCCGCGACCGGCTGCTGCCGCTGCCGGAGGAGACGGAGGTGCGGCCCGGGCACGGCGAGTCGACCACCATCGGCGCGGTCCGGTCCCAGTTCGAGGAGTGGGTCGCGCGCGGTTGA
- a CDS encoding sarcosine oxidase subunit delta: MMLIPCPWCGPRDESEFHYGGQADVRYPENPGTVSDEEWGRFLFYRDNPKGVFAERWVHAAGCRRWFNVERDTLTNEIRPAHDATTRTVTR, encoded by the coding sequence ATGATGCTGATCCCTTGCCCGTGGTGCGGGCCGCGTGATGAGAGCGAGTTCCACTACGGCGGTCAGGCCGATGTCCGGTATCCGGAGAACCCGGGGACGGTGTCGGATGAGGAATGGGGCCGGTTCCTGTTCTACCGCGACAACCCCAAGGGTGTGTTCGCCGAGCGCTGGGTCCACGCGGCCGGGTGCCGCCGGTGGTTCAACGTCGAGCGCGACACCTTGACCAACGAGATCCGCCCCGCACACGACGCGACCACGAGGACGGTGACCAGGTGA
- the glyA gene encoding serine hydroxymethyltransferase, protein MSLSSNDGASGTFNNALSAVDPEVAAAVGAELGRQQTTLEMIASENFAPQAVLQAQGSVLTNKYAEGYPGKRYYGGCEHVDVVEQLAIDRVKELFGASFANVQPHSGAQANAAAMFALLKPGDTIMGLDLAHGGHLTHGMRINFSGKLYNVVPYHVRDDDHRVDMDEVARLAREHQPRMIIAGWSAYPRQLDFARFREIADEVGAYLMVDMAHFAGLVAAGLHPNPVPHAHVVTTTTHKTLGGPRGGVILSGDEEFTKKFNSAVFPGQQGGPLEHVIAGKAVLFKLAAGEEFRDRQRRTLEGAKILAERLLADDAAKAGVRLVSGGTDVHLVLVDLRDSELDGKQAEDRLHEIGITVNRNAVPNDPRPPMVTSGLRIGTPALATRGFGKTEFTEVADIIAEALSPGLGDTESKALRARVEALATEFPLYPHLNGGF, encoded by the coding sequence ATGAGTCTGTCCAGCAACGATGGTGCCAGCGGCACCTTCAACAACGCGCTGTCGGCGGTCGACCCGGAGGTGGCTGCGGCGGTGGGGGCTGAGCTGGGTCGTCAGCAGACGACGCTGGAGATGATCGCTTCGGAGAACTTCGCGCCGCAGGCGGTGTTGCAGGCGCAGGGGTCGGTTCTGACCAACAAGTACGCCGAGGGGTATCCGGGCAAGCGCTACTACGGTGGCTGCGAGCACGTCGACGTCGTCGAGCAGCTGGCCATCGACCGGGTCAAGGAGCTGTTCGGCGCCTCGTTCGCCAACGTGCAGCCGCACTCGGGTGCGCAGGCCAACGCCGCGGCGATGTTCGCGCTGCTCAAGCCCGGTGACACGATCATGGGCCTGGACCTGGCCCACGGCGGGCACCTCACCCACGGGATGCGGATCAACTTCTCCGGCAAGCTCTACAACGTGGTGCCCTACCACGTCCGCGACGACGACCACCGCGTCGACATGGACGAGGTCGCCCGGCTGGCCCGCGAGCACCAGCCGCGGATGATCATCGCGGGCTGGTCGGCCTACCCGCGTCAGCTGGACTTCGCACGGTTCCGCGAGATCGCCGACGAGGTCGGGGCCTACCTGATGGTCGACATGGCCCACTTCGCCGGGCTGGTGGCCGCGGGGCTGCACCCGAACCCGGTGCCGCACGCGCACGTGGTCACCACCACCACGCACAAGACCCTCGGCGGCCCGCGCGGCGGGGTCATCCTGTCCGGCGACGAGGAGTTCACCAAGAAGTTCAACTCGGCGGTGTTCCCCGGCCAGCAGGGCGGTCCGCTGGAGCACGTGATCGCGGGCAAGGCGGTGCTGTTCAAGCTCGCCGCCGGTGAGGAGTTCCGCGACCGGCAGCGGCGCACCCTGGAAGGCGCGAAGATCCTGGCCGAGCGGCTGCTGGCCGACGACGCGGCCAAGGCCGGGGTCCGGCTGGTCTCCGGTGGCACCGACGTGCACCTGGTGCTGGTGGACCTGCGGGACTCGGAGCTGGACGGCAAGCAGGCCGAGGACCGGCTGCACGAGATCGGGATCACGGTCAACCGCAACGCGGTGCCCAACGACCCGCGCCCGCCGATGGTGACCTCCGGCCTGCGCATCGGCACCCCGGCGCTGGCCACCCGCGGCTTCGGCAAGACCGAGTTCACCGAGGTCGCCGACATCATCGCCGAAGCACTCTCGCCCGGCCTCGGCGACACCGAGTCCAAGGCCCTGCGCGCCCGGGTCGAGGCGCTGGCCACCGAGTTCCCCCTCTACCCGCACCTGAACGGAGGGTTCTGA
- a CDS encoding sarcosine oxidase subunit gamma — MAEIHGASPLASRAELLAQASVPGVLEISEVPFKAQITLRLDPKGAAAERVGTALGTTLPKQPGEVAVSGSVLVLWMGPDEWLLVGQEGAAEALQSTLADAVGAEHAAIVDVSAHRTIVDVAGSKAEELLNKGCALDLHPRSFETGRCAQTMLARAEVVLVRRHAAVPGFWVFVRSSFSRYLADWLADAATEYRRPSAA, encoded by the coding sequence ATGGCTGAGATCCACGGCGCATCTCCCTTGGCCTCCCGGGCGGAGCTGCTGGCCCAGGCTTCGGTTCCCGGTGTCCTGGAGATCAGCGAGGTGCCTTTCAAGGCCCAGATCACGCTTCGCCTCGACCCCAAGGGTGCCGCGGCGGAACGGGTGGGGACCGCACTGGGAACGACGCTTCCCAAGCAGCCCGGCGAGGTCGCGGTCTCCGGGAGCGTCCTGGTCCTGTGGATGGGGCCGGACGAGTGGCTCCTGGTCGGCCAGGAGGGTGCCGCCGAGGCGCTCCAGAGCACGCTGGCCGACGCCGTGGGCGCGGAGCACGCCGCGATCGTGGACGTCTCGGCCCACCGCACCATCGTGGACGTGGCGGGGTCGAAGGCCGAGGAGCTGCTGAACAAGGGCTGCGCTCTCGACCTGCACCCCCGCAGCTTCGAGACGGGGCGGTGCGCGCAGACGATGCTCGCCCGCGCCGAGGTGGTCCTGGTGCGCCGGCACGCCGCGGTGCCGGGCTTCTGGGTCTTCGTGCGTTCGTCGTTCTCCCGCTACCTCGCGGACTGGCTGGCCGACGCGGCCACCGAGTACAGGCGGCCCAGCGCTGCCTGA
- a CDS encoding sarcosine oxidase subunit beta family protein — protein MTPRTPGADLPDHPDWLWRNPDPKPSYDVVIVGGGGHGLATAYYLAKNHGITNMAVVERGWLAGGNMARNTTIIRSNYLWDESAGLYEHALKLWEGLEDELDYPLLFSQRGVLNLAHSLQEVRDSVRRVNANRLNGIDAEFLDPAQVKEICPILNVSDDIRYPVLGATWQPRAGIAKHDYVAWGFARALDRMGVDLVQNCEVTGFERVGDRIVGVETTRGDIRAGKVALAAAGHTSVLADSLGLRLPIQSHPLQALVSELLEPVHPTVVMSNAVHVYVSQAHKGELVLGAGIDAYNSYSQRGAFHTIERQMAAAVELFPMFARAHVLRTWGGVVDVTPDASAIMGLTPFEGLYVNCGWGTGGFKATPGVGWCFAHTIAHDEPHPLNAPFSLDRFTTGALIDEHGAAGVAH, from the coding sequence ATGACGCCGCGCACTCCCGGCGCCGACCTGCCCGACCACCCGGACTGGCTCTGGCGCAACCCCGACCCGAAGCCGTCCTACGACGTGGTCATCGTGGGTGGCGGGGGACATGGTCTGGCCACCGCCTACTACCTGGCGAAGAACCACGGCATCACGAACATGGCCGTGGTGGAGCGGGGATGGCTGGCGGGCGGGAACATGGCCCGCAACACCACGATCATCCGCTCGAACTACCTGTGGGACGAGAGCGCCGGGCTCTACGAGCACGCGCTGAAGCTGTGGGAGGGGCTGGAGGACGAGCTCGACTACCCGCTGCTGTTCTCCCAGCGCGGGGTGCTGAACCTGGCGCACTCGCTGCAGGAGGTGCGCGACAGCGTCCGGCGGGTCAACGCCAACCGGCTCAACGGCATCGACGCCGAGTTCCTGGACCCGGCGCAGGTCAAGGAGATCTGCCCGATCCTCAACGTCTCCGACGACATCCGCTACCCGGTGCTGGGTGCGACGTGGCAGCCGCGGGCGGGTATCGCCAAGCACGACTACGTCGCCTGGGGCTTCGCCCGCGCGCTGGACCGCATGGGCGTGGACCTGGTGCAGAACTGCGAGGTGACCGGGTTCGAGCGGGTCGGCGACCGGATCGTGGGCGTCGAGACGACCCGCGGCGACATCCGGGCGGGCAAGGTCGCGCTCGCGGCGGCGGGGCACACCTCGGTGCTGGCCGACTCGCTCGGCCTGCGGTTGCCGATCCAGAGCCACCCGTTGCAGGCGCTGGTCTCCGAGCTGCTGGAGCCGGTGCACCCCACGGTCGTCATGTCCAACGCGGTGCACGTCTACGTTTCCCAGGCGCACAAGGGCGAACTCGTCCTCGGCGCGGGAATCGACGCCTACAACTCGTATTCGCAGCGGGGTGCGTTCCACACCATCGAACGCCAGATGGCCGCCGCGGTCGAGCTGTTCCCGATGTTCGCGCGCGCCCACGTCCTGCGCACCTGGGGCGGTGTTGTCGACGTGACGCCGGATGCCTCGGCGATCATGGGGTTGACGCCGTTCGAGGGCTTGTACGTCAACTGCGGCTGGGGCACCGGCGGGTTCAAGGCCACGCCCGGAGTCGGGTGGTGCTTCGCGCACACCATCGCCCACGACGAGCCGCATCCGCTCAACGCCCCGTTCTCCCTCGACCGCTTCACCACCGGCGCCCTGATCGACGAGCACGGCGCGGCCGGCGTGGCCCACTAG
- a CDS encoding sarcosine oxidase subunit alpha family protein encodes MSNEFRLAEGGRIDRDRPLRFRFDGREYVGYEGDTLASALLANGVHQVGTSIKHGRPRGIMAAGVEEPNALVQIEKPFPEPMLTATTVPLRDGLEATGLPGQGRLAEEGDPARYDTMHAHCDVLVVGAGPAGLSAALSAARSGARVIVADADTEFGGSLLGIGERLDDAPATEWVRRAVAELATYPEVRQLPSTTVFGHYDDNYLVAVENRGEDAPSRQRIWRIRAREVVLATGSHERPLVFAGNDRPGTMLAGSARTYLHRYGVVPGRRAVVFTANDSAYAAAVDLHDAGVAIAAIIDVRDVVSTRWASHCIERGIPIHPEAAVVSTSGTGRISHVHVARWETPTDRMTNVRQVIDCDVLLVSGGWNPAVHLHSQSRGTLRFAEQIGAFVPDRSARSVRSAGAAAGVFATADCLRTGAVAGRDAAVAAGFDAEAGPVPRAANPPVLAGRNVWLVPSPADSAGNTQYVDLARDATVADIRRAVGAGLHSVEHVKRYTTIGTAHDQGKTSGILSTGIITEALGRDIADVGTTTFRAPYAPVTFAALAGRDRGDLYDPVRVTAMHDWHVEQGAPFENVGQWKRPWYYPRPGEDMETAVLRECQAVREGVGIQDVSTLGKIDVQGPDAAEFLDLVYTNKMSTLKVGRIRYGLMCHADGMVFDDGTVTRTGENRYLISTTSGGAAGVLQWLEDWLQTEWPHLEVHLTSVTEQWATIALVGPRSREVLARVASDMDLDNDDFPFMAWQDGTVAGQRARVCRISFSGELAFEINVPWWHGRGVWDALVDAGAPFGITPYGTETMHVLRAEKGFPIVGQDTDGTITPHDLGMSWAVSKKKDDFLGMRSFTRADTSRTDRKHLVGLLPADEDLVLEEGAQLVEHSELPQPPVPMLGHVTSSYRSAALRRGFALALVKGGRDRIGETIYSTAGDGLAAVTITEPVFYDKEGARRDG; translated from the coding sequence GTGAGCAACGAGTTCAGGCTTGCCGAAGGCGGCCGGATCGACCGCGACCGTCCGCTGCGCTTCCGCTTCGACGGCCGCGAGTACGTCGGCTACGAGGGCGACACGCTCGCCTCGGCGCTGCTGGCCAACGGTGTCCACCAGGTCGGCACCAGCATCAAGCACGGCCGGCCGCGCGGGATCATGGCCGCCGGGGTCGAGGAACCCAACGCGCTGGTCCAGATCGAGAAGCCGTTCCCGGAACCGATGCTGACCGCGACCACGGTTCCGCTGCGCGACGGCCTCGAAGCCACCGGCCTGCCCGGTCAGGGACGTCTGGCCGAGGAAGGGGACCCCGCCCGCTACGACACCATGCACGCCCACTGCGACGTGCTCGTCGTCGGCGCGGGACCCGCCGGGCTCTCCGCCGCGCTGAGCGCGGCGCGCAGCGGTGCGCGGGTGATCGTCGCCGACGCCGACACGGAGTTCGGCGGCAGCCTGCTGGGCATCGGTGAGCGCCTCGACGACGCCCCCGCCACGGAGTGGGTGCGGCGGGCCGTTGCCGAGCTGGCCACCTATCCGGAGGTGCGGCAACTGCCGAGCACCACCGTGTTCGGGCACTACGACGACAACTACCTCGTCGCGGTGGAGAACCGCGGGGAGGACGCGCCCAGCAGGCAGCGGATCTGGCGCATCCGGGCCCGCGAGGTCGTGCTCGCGACCGGTTCGCACGAGCGGCCGCTGGTGTTCGCGGGCAACGACCGTCCGGGCACGATGCTGGCCGGCTCCGCCAGGACCTACCTGCACCGCTACGGAGTCGTGCCGGGGCGTCGCGCGGTGGTGTTCACCGCCAACGACAGTGCCTACGCGGCGGCGGTGGACCTGCACGACGCCGGAGTGGCGATCGCGGCGATCATCGACGTGCGCGACGTGGTGTCGACCCGCTGGGCCTCCCACTGCATCGAGCGCGGCATCCCGATCCACCCCGAAGCCGCCGTGGTCAGCACCTCGGGCACCGGCCGGATCTCCCACGTGCACGTGGCCCGCTGGGAGACCCCGACCGACCGCATGACCAACGTGCGTCAGGTGATCGACTGCGACGTCCTGCTGGTGTCCGGCGGCTGGAACCCCGCGGTCCACCTGCACAGCCAGTCCAGGGGCACGCTGCGGTTCGCCGAGCAGATCGGTGCGTTCGTGCCCGACCGGTCCGCGCGGTCGGTGCGCTCGGCCGGTGCGGCGGCAGGCGTATTCGCCACCGCCGACTGCCTGCGCACCGGCGCCGTCGCCGGCCGGGACGCCGCCGTCGCCGCCGGTTTCGACGCCGAGGCCGGTCCGGTTCCGCGAGCGGCGAACCCGCCGGTCCTGGCGGGCCGCAACGTGTGGCTGGTGCCCAGCCCCGCCGACTCGGCGGGCAACACGCAGTACGTCGACCTGGCGCGCGATGCCACCGTCGCCGACATCCGCAGGGCGGTCGGGGCGGGTCTGCACTCGGTCGAGCACGTCAAGCGCTACACCACGATCGGCACCGCCCACGACCAGGGCAAGACCTCGGGAATCCTGTCGACGGGCATCATCACCGAGGCGCTCGGGCGTGACATCGCCGATGTCGGTACGACCACGTTCCGCGCTCCCTACGCGCCGGTGACCTTCGCGGCGCTGGCGGGCCGGGACCGCGGCGACCTCTACGACCCGGTGCGGGTCACCGCCATGCACGACTGGCACGTCGAGCAGGGCGCCCCGTTCGAGAACGTGGGTCAGTGGAAGCGGCCCTGGTACTACCCGCGTCCCGGCGAGGACATGGAGACCGCCGTCCTGCGCGAGTGCCAGGCCGTCCGGGAGGGCGTCGGCATCCAGGACGTCTCGACCCTGGGCAAGATCGACGTGCAGGGTCCGGACGCGGCCGAGTTCCTCGACCTCGTCTACACGAACAAGATGAGCACCCTCAAGGTCGGCCGCATCCGCTACGGCCTGATGTGCCACGCCGACGGCATGGTGTTCGACGACGGCACGGTGACGCGCACCGGGGAGAACCGCTACCTGATCTCCACCACCTCCGGCGGTGCCGCCGGGGTGCTGCAGTGGCTGGAGGACTGGCTGCAGACCGAGTGGCCGCACCTGGAGGTGCACCTCACCTCGGTCACCGAGCAGTGGGCCACGATCGCCCTCGTGGGTCCGCGTTCTCGCGAGGTGCTGGCCCGCGTCGCGTCCGACATGGACCTGGACAACGACGACTTCCCGTTCATGGCCTGGCAGGACGGGACCGTCGCGGGACAGCGGGCGCGGGTGTGCCGGATCAGCTTCTCCGGCGAGCTCGCCTTCGAGATCAACGTGCCCTGGTGGCACGGTCGCGGGGTCTGGGACGCGCTCGTCGACGCGGGCGCCCCGTTCGGCATCACGCCTTACGGCACCGAGACGATGCACGTCCTGCGCGCGGAGAAGGGCTTCCCGATCGTCGGCCAGGACACCGACGGAACCATCACTCCGCACGACCTCGGCATGAGCTGGGCGGTGTCGAAGAAGAAGGACGACTTCCTGGGCATGCGCTCCTTCACCCGTGCCGACACCTCGCGCACGGACCGCAAGCACCTGGTCGGGCTGCTGCCCGCCGACGAGGACCTGGTGCTCGAGGAGGGAGCCCAGCTGGTGGAGCACTCCGAGCTGCCGCAACCGCCGGTGCCGATGCTCGGCCACGTCACCTCCAGCTACCGCAGTGCCGCGCTGCGGCGCGGATTCGCCCTCGCCCTGGTCAAGGGCGGCCGCGACCGCATCGGCGAGACGATCTACTCCACCGCGGGTGACGGGCTCGCCGCGGTCACGATCACCGAGCCCGTCTTCTACGACAAGGAAGGAGCACGCCGCGATGGCTGA